AGCGGCAGTGGTCAGCACACGTCGCCGATGTCCGGGTACGGCCACTACCATTTCTTCGACAGCCCGACGGCGATGAAGCGTCCGACCGGCGAATAGTTGGTCGAGTCGTAGGGCGTATCGTAATAAACCGACGTCGCGATCGTCGTCGGCGTCTCGTCGAAGATGTTCTGGACGGACAGCGACAATTCGATCCCGGCCAGCGGTCCCGCAGCGTTGGCGAACCGGTACCGCCCCGAGATGTCGACAGTGGTCATTCCGCCGATACGGACTGCGGTCGCCGGGCGCGTGTCGCGGACCTCGCCGATATGGCTGACCGTCGCCGCAATGCCCAGCGGTCCGTTATCCCAGCGGATCATTCCGCGCGCGCGCCATTGCGGCGGATTGAACAGCCTGCCGGCCAGTGGTTGAACCGGCTGGGCGGGCGCGAGCTGTTGCTCGCTGTCGAGATAACTCGCGTTGAGGCTCATCTCGATGGAGCCGCGCGCAACCGCCATCCGATAACGTAGCAGCGCATCGACACCGTGGATCGACTGTCGCCCCGCATTGATGTTCGCGCTGTCGATGATCGCGACGACCCGCGCCGGATCATAGGTTGAGCCCGTGGCGTTGATGAACTGGTCCGCACCGGCGATGAGCGCAGCCTGCTGGCCCGGCGTCGGGTTGAGGGTGATCTGGTCGCGATAAATCGGGTTGGACAATGCCTGCGAGAGCAGCAGGATCGGATTGACGATGCGATCCACATAGCGCGTCGAGAAATAGCTCAGCTCAAGCGTCGCGCCCGCAAGCGAAGGCGGATGGAGTGCGATCGTCGCTGACCAGCTCCTCGCCTTCTCTGGCTTGAGCGCCGGATTGCCCCCCGCCCGTAACAGCGCGGATGAACCGGACGGATAGCCAACGCCGCCGAAACTCGTGACCGGATAGAGCAGTGCCTGCCCGACCTGATATTGCTGGATGAAGCTGGGTGCGCGGAACGACCGGCCCCAGGTCGCCTTCAGATCGAGGCTGTCCGATGGCGAATAGACGATCCCCAATTTTGGGGTGACGACGTCGGCTACGCCACGATAGCGCTCATAGCGGATCGCACCGCTCAGGTTGAGGTGCCGGATCAGCGGAATCTGCTGATCGGGCGAAATGACTGGCAAGCTCAATTCGCCATAGGCGTAGAAGATGTCCTGCGAGGCATCGATGTTCTGGATCGCGCCCGCGCCGCGAAACAGCGCGAAATCGTTGAACCGCACACCCGCCCCCAGCGCGAGTTTTGCCGGCCCGCCCGGAAGCGCGATCAGGGGTCCGTCGGCGGAGAGTTCGCCGGTGGTCGAGCGATTGTCGTAGCGTCCCCCAGCGGTGCTGGCGAAGGCATTGTTGACGAAGGTGTCTCCCCGAAAGGCCGTGCTGCTTTCACCAAAGCTGCCGGTGAGATTCACCCGCCACAGGTCCAGTGACCAGCGCAGGCTGGCGGCCAGCGCGTGGGATTCGGCCTCGAAGCTTTGCGTCGTTCGGCTGACTGCAAGGTCGCCCGCAAAATTGAGCGGATATGTCGTCGCACTGGTGCGGTGATTATAGAGCGCGTCGGCCTCGATCGAGAGGGCGTCCGTCAGTCGTTGATGACCGCTGGCGGTAACGGCATGGCGCGTGCTCGCGGGGAGCAGCGTGATGCCGGGACGCGAGGCGGCATAATCGCGGTCGGCCGCGCTGATCGCGGTGTTGTCGGCATATTCATAGGTGATGAAGGCGCTGCCGCTGTCCCAGCGACCGCCCGCGATCGCGCCATATTGCTGCTGGAAATTGCCGCCCTCGGTCGAGCCGCCGATGCGCGCGCGTGTCTCGATCCCGTCGAAATCGCGCTTGAGGACGACGTTGACCACCCCGCCAACGGCGTCAGAGCCATAGAGCGCCGAAGCGCCGTCGGCGACGATTTCGATGCGGTCGACCGCCGCCAGGGGAATCGCCGAGACATCGACGCCTTGCCGCGCCGAATCATAAGGGAGGCGGCGGCCGTTAAGGATCGTCAGCGTTGCGTCGCTGCCAAGTCCGCGCAGGTTGAACGACGATCCCCCGCCGACATTTCCGCCGGTGCTGGAAGGGACATTGAAGCCCACGCCCGGATTCTGCCCGCCGCCATAACTTTGCGGCACGCTGCGTGCGACCTCGCCAAGGTCCGACTGGCCGGCATCGCGTATTGCTTGCTGGTCCAGCCGGACGACCGGAGACGCCACCGGCGCTCCGCGAATACGGCTGCCGGTCACAACGACCTCAGACTCGCCTGCCTGTTGCGCAGTCTCCCGCGAAGCGGAATCCCGCTCGATGATCAGACCCGTAGCGATGACGCGATAGCGCAGACCCGAGCCGGCAAGCAGGGCATTCAGCGCCTCTTCGGCGGTGTGATCCCCGTCCAGGGCAGGCGCGTCCTTGCCGTTGACCAGGATGGAAGGCGCGATGATGCTACGGCCGGATGCAATGGCGACTGCGCGTAGCGATTCAGCCAGTGATTGTGCCGGAAGACGGTAGGTCTGTCGCCCGGAGGCTTGCGCCGATGCCGGGGCCGAACCCAGGATCAAGGCGGCTGTGCATGTCGAAATCGAAGTCGCGAACGCCGCGTTGCGCAATATTGTCATCGTCAAGTGCCCCTGCGCGACGCCGACGTGGCATCGCTTGGGGGCTTCGACACCAGGGGCGTCGCCTACCCTGGGAATTTTTTTCGGCTATCGACGCCGAGACAGGATGAGGGTGCCGCGATCGGCGAGCGCGACGTCAAGATTGAAGGTTGCCGCCAGCATTTGGGCAAGCTCACGGGGCTTTGTTGCGGCGAAGGTGCCGGTGAACCGCAACGCGCCCAACTTGGGGTCCGCCAGCCGGATCTGTTGGTCATTGTAGCGGTTCGTGGCTGCCACCACCTGCGCGAGCGGTGCGTCCTCGAAGGACAGCATGCCCGAGGTCCACCGCATGTCCGACTCCCGAAGCGGCACCGGCGATCCAGCCGGGGTTTGCGGCTCGAGTGCAAGCTGCTGGCCAGGACGCAGCAATCGGCCCTTGCCGACCGTTTCGCCTGTCCAAGTCACGGCTGTGCGGACCTCGACCGATCCGCGCAGGAGCGACACGGTCATCCGCCGTGCCTGCTGTTCGACATCGAACAAGGTTCCGTGCGCAATGATTAAGCCGCCATCCGACTGGACAACGAACGGCCGCGCCGTGTCATGCGCCACGTCGAAACGAGCACGCCCCCGACGAAGCAACAATCTTCGTTCGCCATCCGTATAGGCCACCAGGAGCAGGCTGTCGGTGTCGAGCGTCACGCGCGAGCCATCGGAAAGCGTGGTGGTGCGGATCTCACCGAGCCGGCTGGCGATCTCGGTCGGCTCGACTGCCCTCGACCAAGGCCCATCGAGCCGCGACATGCCGATGCCTGCAAAGATGACAAGGAGGACAGCCGCCGCCGCTGCGAAGGCCAATGTCGGGCGGCGCCGATCCACAGCCCGGGCAGTTTGGCGCCGCGCCGGTTCAGCGGCAGGCGTCTGCGCCGCCAGGGCCATGTTCTCCCAGTTTGCGAGAACCTCGTCATAGATGTCGGCATGTCGCGGATCGGCGGCGTACCAGGCCTCGAAATCCTCATGATGGTCCGCGCTGTCAGGCGCGCGCAGACGCGCCAGCCAGGTGACAGCGGTCGCCCGGATGGTATCGTCCGGGCTGGGTGCCTCCCCGGCCTCGGATGTCAACGCGACCTCAGCACGTGGTCGAGACGCGCGATTGCCTTCGTCATGTGCCATTCGACGCCTTTTACGCTCAATCCCATCCGCTTGGCGATATCGCTATAGCTGACGCCATCGACGCGGTGGGCCAGGAATATCTCGCGGGTCTTCGGATTAAGCCGCATCAGGGCGCCTTGGAGCCGGTTGAGTAGATCACGCGCCTCCAGCGCCGCGATCATGTCTGGCCCGGCGAGCGATTCCTCATCCGCAGGGACGTGCTGGGCGAGCGATCGCTGCAAGGCGGTCCTCGCGCGACTGCGAAGCAGGTTCGTCGCGATACGGTTGAGATAGGCTTCGGGTTGCTCGATCGTCCGGTCCTTCGTCGCCGACGCATCGACGAGCCGGGCGAAGCTCTCCTGCACCAGATCTCCCACATCCTGCCGATCCGTCCGGCGCGCGAAGTAGCGATGCAGCCGCGGCGCCTGAGTCTGGTACAAGTCGTTCAGCGCCAGGACCGATCCGGCCGCGACCCGATTATCGGGCGGCAATGGATCGCCCTCGGCCAGGCGAGGCGAGGTCAATGCGTTCAAAACATCGGGGATCAGGCGCATCGCGATACCCGATCCCGAGGGTATGGCGGACCACTCGCCCGAAAAAATCTGATCAGTCCAATATCCATCGCCGACTCGCCCGTTTCGAGGCGACGCCGGCGGAAGCCGGGTGTTGAGAAGCACGCTTGAGTCGTGCGCCGACGCCTTTGGCCGCAAGCGGCTTGGACATGCGCGTCGGCCACCCGGCCGCGTCGATGGCGGGTCATTCTTCCCAAGCGAGGTTCTCAAGCCTCGGCGCCGCCCTCGCGGCACCCGAGCAGACTAACAGCCTGACTCGAAGAAGCAACTCCGGCAGGGTCGGTTGAATGCGCGCCAAATGCCCGCCTTGGTAGATCTTATCACCTTTGCTTGGATGGCTTGGGTTGCTGCTCGCGAACCCGCGAACCACATTCGAAGACTCCGTCGAGATTTTTGGCACTAGTCGCCGATTGCCCCGCTTCGCCCAGGATGCTACGGGCCGGTATATGGGGCGCATCCTGTCAGCCTTGCTCATTCTCGTCCTGGCGCTTTCGCACGGGCCGATGGGCGCGGCCGTGCCTCATCTTGACGGTTCGACGCATGAGCATGTTCGTGCGGTCGATGCCGACCACCACGATCATCACAATGACGATCCTGCGGCCGTTGACGCGCAATCTGCTCAGACTGATGCAGCCCCCGACCGGTCGAACGATCTGGACAAGGCAACGCAGGGATCGGGCTATCATACTCACGTCGCCGCTGATGGTGTCCCGGGCAGCTCAATAAGCCTGCTTGCGAGCGCCAGCGACAAAGTCCGGCGGCAGCCCCTCGATGACGCCCGTCTGCGCTCGACAACGCTGGAACCACTCCCCGAACCACCGTCAGCCTGACCCTAGCCGTCCCGCGGCCTGCGTTCGCGCGCGCCGCTGACCGATAGGATCAGGAGATTTCAGATGCATTCCCCGTTCAGGGCCGCGCTTGTCGTGGCTGTCTGTCTGCCATCGGCAGCGCTGGCTCAGGCACAGCCGCTGACGCTCGACGACGCAATCCGGCGCACGCTTGCCGCCGCACCGCAAACCGCCTCCACCGCCGCCCGGATCGAGGCGCAGACCGCCGCGCGCACCGCCGCCGGACTGGGTCCGCAACCGACGATCGAAGTCACGACTGAAAACTTCGGCATTCCGAGCGGCGACCTCTATGATCAGTTTCAGGTCACTGCCACCTACAGCCAGCGCATCGAACGCGGCGGCAAGCGCGAAGCGCGCGTTGCCGTCGTCGATCGCGATATGGACGTGACGCGCGCTGAGGCGATCGTCGTTCGGCTAGACGTCATTGCACAGGTCCAGCGTCTTTATGTCGAGGTACAGGCGACCGAGGCGCAGATCGGTATCGCCAGGCAGCGGCTGACGATGGCCCGGATGGTCGAGGCCGAAGTGAAGCGCCGCGTCGCTTCAGCCAAAGACCCGCTGTTCGCCGGAATGCGCGCGACCACCAGTGTGTCCGAAGCCAGCGTCGATGTGGAACTTGCGATTCACGCCCGCGACGCCGCGCTGAAGCGACTGGCGGCAATGTGGGGCGGTGCATCGGCTGGTCTATCGGTCCCGACCAGCGACTTTCTGTCGTTCAAGCACGAGCCCGTCGGCGCGGCGGGGGCAGCCCCGGCGGACCTTGCCGTTTTTGTGGCGCGCGGCGCGCGTGCTGATGCAGCGATCAACCTTCAGGTCGCGAATGCCAAGCGCGATCCCACAATCTCTGCGGGACCGCGCTTCATTGGCACCGGTGATGTCGCACTGGTCGCTGGCGTCTCATTGCCGCTGGGAGGACGTCGCATATCAGACGCACGATTAGCCGAAGCCCAGGCCGACCGACGGCGGGTCGAGGCCGATCTGGCGGTTGAGCGCTTCACCCGCGAACGGACGATCGCGCTGGCCGTCGAGAAGGTCGAGGAAACCGCGCATGAGGCGGAGGCGATCCGCGATCAGGTCATTCCGAACGCCGACCTCACTCTGATGGAGGTCCGCGTCGGCTATAATCGCGGATTCTTCAGCTATGTCGATGTGTCGGCGGCGCAAACGACGCTCGCCAATGCCCGCGCCCGGATGGTCGATGCCGTGCGCCGTCACCATGAGGCCAGGGTCGAACTCGACCGACTGACCGGCCGCTTCACCGAACTCGCCAAGGGGGATTTCTGATGGCCCGCATCCACGCCGCGCTCGCCGCAGCGCTTATCCTGCCGTTGCCGCTGATCGCGTGTGGCGGCGAATCTGCAACCGAGAACACGGCGTCCGAAGCGGAGGGCGCACCCGCCGCCGATTATGAACGCGGGCCGCATAATGGCCGCATGCTGCGCGACGGGAATTTCGCGGTCGAGATGACGATTTTCGAGGATGGCGTGCCGCCCGAATTTCGCATCTATGCCTATCGCGACGACAAGCCGGTCGCACCGGGCGAAGTACAGCTATCGGTCGCGCTGGGAAGGCTGGACGGCGAGGTCAACCGCTTCGCCTTCAAACCGGAGGCGGATTATCTGCGCGGTGATGGCCGGGTGGTCGAGCCGCACAGCTTCGACGTGACTGTCGTCGCGCGCGAAGGCGGGCGCACCCACCGGTGGAAATATGATTCGTTCGAAGGCCGCGTGTCGATGCCCGCCGCC
The genomic region above belongs to Sphingomonas sp. J315 and contains:
- a CDS encoding TonB-dependent receptor, which encodes MILGSAPASAQASGRQTYRLPAQSLAESLRAVAIASGRSIIAPSILVNGKDAPALDGDHTAEEALNALLAGSGLRYRVIATGLIIERDSASRETAQQAGESEVVVTGSRIRGAPVASPVVRLDQQAIRDAGQSDLGEVARSVPQSYGGGQNPGVGFNVPSSTGGNVGGGSSFNLRGLGSDATLTILNGRRLPYDSARQGVDVSAIPLAAVDRIEIVADGASALYGSDAVGGVVNVVLKRDFDGIETRARIGGSTEGGNFQQQYGAIAGGRWDSGSAFITYEYADNTAISAADRDYAASRPGITLLPASTRHAVTASGHQRLTDALSIEADALYNHRTSATTYPLNFAGDLAVSRTTQSFEAESHALAASLRWSLDLWRVNLTGSFGESSTAFRGDTFVNNAFASTAGGRYDNRSTTGELSADGPLIALPGGPAKLALGAGVRFNDFALFRGAGAIQNIDASQDIFYAYGELSLPVISPDQQIPLIRHLNLSGAIRYERYRGVADVVTPKLGIVYSPSDSLDLKATWGRSFRAPSFIQQYQVGQALLYPVTSFGGVGYPSGSSALLRAGGNPALKPEKARSWSATIALHPPSLAGATLELSYFSTRYVDRIVNPILLLSQALSNPIYRDQITLNPTPGQQAALIAGADQFINATGSTYDPARVVAIIDSANINAGRQSIHGVDALLRYRMAVARGSIEMSLNASYLDSEQQLAPAQPVQPLAGRLFNPPQWRARGMIRWDNGPLGIAATVSHIGEVRDTRPATAVRIGGMTTVDISGRYRFANAAGPLAGIELSLSVQNIFDETPTTIATSVYYDTPYDSTNYSPVGRFIAVGLSKKW
- a CDS encoding FecR domain-containing protein → MAHDEGNRASRPRAEVALTSEAGEAPSPDDTIRATAVTWLARLRAPDSADHHEDFEAWYAADPRHADIYDEVLANWENMALAAQTPAAEPARRQTARAVDRRRPTLAFAAAAAVLLVIFAGIGMSRLDGPWSRAVEPTEIASRLGEIRTTTLSDGSRVTLDTDSLLLVAYTDGERRLLLRRGRARFDVAHDTARPFVVQSDGGLIIAHGTLFDVEQQARRMTVSLLRGSVEVRTAVTWTGETVGKGRLLRPGQQLALEPQTPAGSPVPLRESDMRWTSGMLSFEDAPLAQVVAATNRYNDQQIRLADPKLGALRFTGTFAATKPRELAQMLAATFNLDVALADRGTLILSRRR
- a CDS encoding RNA polymerase sigma factor, translating into MRLIPDVLNALTSPRLAEGDPLPPDNRVAAGSVLALNDLYQTQAPRLHRYFARRTDRQDVGDLVQESFARLVDASATKDRTIEQPEAYLNRIATNLLRSRARTALQRSLAQHVPADEESLAGPDMIAALEARDLLNRLQGALMRLNPKTREIFLAHRVDGVSYSDIAKRMGLSVKGVEWHMTKAIARLDHVLRSR
- a CDS encoding TolC family protein, with the protein product MAVCLPSAALAQAQPLTLDDAIRRTLAAAPQTASTAARIEAQTAARTAAGLGPQPTIEVTTENFGIPSGDLYDQFQVTATYSQRIERGGKREARVAVVDRDMDVTRAEAIVVRLDVIAQVQRLYVEVQATEAQIGIARQRLTMARMVEAEVKRRVASAKDPLFAGMRATTSVSEASVDVELAIHARDAALKRLAAMWGGASAGLSVPTSDFLSFKHEPVGAAGAAPADLAVFVARGARADAAINLQVANAKRDPTISAGPRFIGTGDVALVAGVSLPLGGRRISDARLAEAQADRRRVEADLAVERFTRERTIALAVEKVEETAHEAEAIRDQVIPNADLTLMEVRVGYNRGFFSYVDVSAAQTTLANARARMVDAVRRHHEARVELDRLTGRFTELAKGDF